In a genomic window of Helianthus annuus cultivar XRQ/B chromosome 10, HanXRQr2.0-SUNRISE, whole genome shotgun sequence:
- the LOC110885951 gene encoding 60S ribosomal protein L18a-like protein: protein MSEPGKDNNQHQYQHHPDQPQPSPAPAHQYGTFQPVIGFPQPVPPPGAHGGPSVDPYVHGYQAVAGYVVAEGRPVREPRLPCCGIGIGWFLFILGFFVAAIPWYVGAFILLFAQYDNREKPGYVACLIAAIIGTIAVIFGVTS from the exons ATGAGTGAACCAGGAAAGGACAACAATCAACATCAGTACCAACATCATCCGGATCAACCGCAACCGTCACCGGCACCGGCGCATCAGTACGGCACTTTTCAGCCGGTGATCGGATTTCCTCAGCCTGTTCCGCCTCCCGGAGCTCACGGCGGACCGTCGGTTGATCCTTATGTTCACGGCTACCAAGCCGTTGCAG GTTATGTTGTTGCTGAAGGACGACCTGTGAGAGAACCTCGCCTTCCTTGCTGTGGTATTGGTATTGGATGGTTTTT GTTCATTTTGGGTTTCTTCGTAGCTGCAATCCCCTGGTATGTTGGAGCATTCATTCTACTATTTGCTCAATACGATAACAGAGAGAAACCTGGATATGTTGCGTGTCTAATCGCT GCTATAATTGGAACAATTGCTGTGATTTTTGGTGTTACAAGTTGA